The Sphingopyxis fribergensis genome contains a region encoding:
- a CDS encoding RNA polymerase sigma factor, whose product MYQAQQSEGACAPAATIYEEHQFVALYREEAPKLRSFLRRRIWLEDDRDDMVQEAFTRLAASRSSTAWSNPGAYLHGIVRHLLADRVRAWAKSRPLDPTACAADQEMPGPDAAAELNQMREHYRLAIDRLPPRTKEVYLLHRVDELGYRQIAEQLSISMRTVEWHVAEAIVRIGKNIGNANG is encoded by the coding sequence ATGTATCAGGCGCAGCAAAGCGAAGGCGCCTGCGCGCCCGCGGCCACCATTTACGAGGAGCATCAGTTCGTCGCCCTGTATCGCGAAGAGGCCCCGAAGCTACGTTCCTTTCTGCGTCGGCGAATATGGCTGGAAGATGATCGGGACGACATGGTCCAGGAGGCCTTCACCCGGCTGGCAGCTTCACGATCGTCAACTGCCTGGAGCAATCCTGGCGCCTATCTGCATGGGATTGTTCGCCACCTCCTGGCTGACCGGGTGCGAGCCTGGGCGAAGAGCCGGCCTCTCGACCCAACCGCCTGCGCGGCCGATCAGGAGATGCCCGGTCCAGACGCAGCGGCGGAACTGAACCAAATGCGGGAGCACTATCGCCTTGCCATCGACCGCCTCCCGCCCAGGACAAAAGAAGTATATTTGTTACATCGCGTCGACGAACTCGGCTATAGACAGATCGCGGAGCAGCTGAGCATCAGTATGCGAACTGTGGAGTGGCATGTGGCGGAGGCCATCGTGCGGATCGGCAAGAACATTGGCAATGCCAATGGCTGA
- a CDS encoding helix-turn-helix domain-containing protein, producing the protein MIGLTEQLQRLRADEFGKELFTIPAFEMLLDLYTQRNVQPRSLTSLTGTSSASERNSQRIVHRLADRGFVDLRRDPFDGRRIIVELRAETSQMLDRFFDRIVEMAAAPSARECDFT; encoded by the coding sequence ATGATCGGACTGACCGAACAACTGCAGCGGCTGCGCGCAGACGAGTTCGGAAAAGAGCTTTTCACCATCCCGGCCTTTGAGATGCTGCTCGATCTCTATACCCAAAGGAACGTTCAGCCGAGATCGCTGACATCGCTCACAGGTACGTCAAGCGCGTCCGAGCGTAATTCGCAAAGGATTGTCCACCGCCTGGCTGACCGCGGCTTCGTCGACCTTCGCCGTGATCCGTTCGACGGGCGCCGGATCATCGTCGAGCTCCGGGCGGAAACGAGCCAAATGCTCGATCGCTTTTTCGACCGAATTGTGGAAATGGCCGCCGCACCGTCGGCGCGCGAATGCGATTTCACGTGA
- a CDS encoding TetR/AcrR family transcriptional regulator, giving the protein MTIGDVKATDDGLMRRTRTQDRKEARRQHLLDVARALFYEKGFSATSIDDIIRRAGGAVGTIYLYFGSKLALFEAVIRDEAAKFSCRVATALDMATEKNLSLEEAAEKLVGAATDEEAIGLLRLVIAEGQRYPIIREIYREILAGIHQDVRMLIRRSEFCRGQVLSVESVDLILTTQIADAQLSLLTGVSENGAGPLCQRR; this is encoded by the coding sequence ATGACCATCGGCGATGTAAAGGCAACCGACGACGGTTTGATGCGGCGCACTCGCACACAGGACCGCAAGGAGGCGCGGCGGCAGCACCTGCTCGATGTCGCACGGGCGCTTTTCTATGAGAAGGGTTTCTCCGCGACGAGCATCGACGACATCATCCGCCGCGCAGGGGGAGCGGTCGGGACCATCTATCTCTATTTCGGCAGCAAGCTGGCACTCTTCGAAGCGGTCATCCGAGACGAAGCGGCCAAGTTTTCGTGCAGGGTGGCCACCGCCCTCGATATGGCCACGGAGAAGAACCTCTCGCTTGAAGAAGCGGCCGAAAAACTCGTGGGCGCGGCAACGGACGAAGAAGCGATCGGCCTGCTGCGCCTCGTCATCGCGGAGGGGCAGAGATATCCGATCATCCGGGAGATCTATCGCGAGATCCTGGCAGGCATCCACCAGGATGTCAGGATGCTTATCCGCAGATCGGAGTTCTGCCGGGGTCAGGTCCTGTCGGTGGAAAGCGTCGATCTGATCCTAACGACACAGATCGCCGATGCCCAATTGAGCCTTCTGACTGGTGTGAGCGAAAACGGCGCTGGCCCTCTGTGCCAACGACGGTGA
- a CDS encoding AraC family transcriptional regulator ligand-binding domain-containing protein → MRDYLVFFEGAARRYREPNLGLELCRRFQPSALGPLGVLFSTASSISDGFAHLSAFLGAWQEGADAICEQDKALFSWSYRVHARNLSGLRRQDALFTIGATICWLRLRLGPHWHPSEIHFEDSAPHDIAPLRQFFKAPIYFGQETNRILIDNDDAGTTFRDAASAVFFPFMQRHLSDLIEDRGLPAFLVERVQAAVAARLGTEPVTLATIGKAVGLAERTLQRKLALSGTSLRAIVRDERERKARELCAPGQAPVARLAEQLGYSEASSACRGIKAWTGATPGELAKLGSLEN, encoded by the coding sequence TTGCGCGATTATCTCGTCTTTTTCGAAGGGGCCGCCCGACGCTATCGCGAGCCTAATCTCGGCCTCGAACTGTGCCGCCGCTTCCAACCCAGCGCGCTGGGGCCGCTGGGGGTGCTGTTCAGCACGGCGTCGAGCATCTCCGACGGGTTCGCGCATCTCAGCGCCTTCCTCGGCGCATGGCAGGAGGGGGCCGATGCGATCTGCGAACAGGACAAGGCCCTGTTCAGCTGGTCGTACCGGGTTCATGCGCGCAATCTTAGCGGACTGCGGCGGCAGGATGCACTTTTCACCATCGGCGCGACGATCTGCTGGCTGCGCCTGCGGCTCGGCCCGCATTGGCACCCAAGCGAAATCCATTTCGAGGATTCCGCCCCGCACGACATTGCGCCGCTCCGCCAGTTCTTCAAGGCCCCGATCTATTTCGGGCAGGAGACCAACCGCATCCTGATCGACAACGATGACGCCGGCACGACCTTCCGCGATGCCGCGTCGGCGGTGTTCTTTCCGTTCATGCAGCGCCACCTCAGCGACCTGATCGAAGATCGCGGGTTGCCGGCGTTCCTCGTCGAGCGCGTACAAGCTGCGGTCGCCGCACGCCTCGGCACCGAGCCGGTAACGCTGGCTACCATCGGTAAGGCCGTGGGGCTCGCGGAGAGAACGCTGCAGCGCAAATTGGCGCTAAGCGGCACCAGCCTACGAGCGATCGTTCGCGACGAGCGTGAGAGAAAGGCGCGTGAACTGTGCGCACCGGGTCAAGCTCCCGTCGCCCGGCTCGCCGAGCAATTAGGATACTCAGAGGCATCGAGCGCTTGCCGCGGCATCAAGGCCTGGACAGGCGCCACCCCTGGGGAACTGGCAAAACTCGGCTCGCTTGAGAACTAG
- a CDS encoding efflux transporter outer membrane subunit codes for MNRLPATPLRAIRTHYRRPGIAALGCLAVALSGCSLAPDYHRPASPVAQQYREPVTSSADGRMVTDIRWSDMFADQKLQRLIQLALDNNRDLRVAALNIEKARAQYRIQRAQLIPDVGVTATGTEQHQPRDMAMFDSTYSLGVGISSYELDLFGRVRSLKDQALQSYLSTVEARRAAHISLISEVATTYLTMAADLDLQKLAHDTRDNRQRSFDILTQRHAAGTASLLEVRQAEGELEDAKAAALASDNQVAMDRNALDLLVGAPVAGQFLPEKDTLTSIVRLRDIPAGIPSDLLHNRPDILAAEHDLMAANANIGAARAAFFPSISLTGGVGRASTELEDLFDNGNYTWSFTPRINLPIFTGGKLKANLDISKAGRDIAVARYDKTIQSAFREVSDALSQRSVMDGQFAARRRQTEAARASSDLVDVRYREKVAGYLEVLDAQRTLYASEQNLIRTKLTQEANLVTLYKVLGGGWSEQSPEQPSEQPNTPVEGYAR; via the coding sequence ATGAACAGACTTCCTGCCACTCCCCTGCGTGCGATCCGCACGCACTATCGCCGGCCCGGCATCGCCGCTCTAGGCTGCCTTGCCGTCGCTTTGAGCGGCTGCTCGCTCGCTCCCGATTACCACCGCCCGGCCTCGCCTGTCGCGCAGCAGTATCGGGAGCCGGTCACCTCAAGCGCCGATGGCCGCATGGTCACTGACATCAGATGGTCCGACATGTTCGCCGACCAGAAGCTGCAGAGGCTCATCCAGCTCGCTCTCGACAACAACCGCGACTTGCGGGTCGCGGCCCTGAATATCGAGAAGGCGCGCGCCCAGTACCGCATACAGAGGGCCCAGCTCATCCCCGACGTGGGGGTGACGGCCACGGGGACCGAACAGCACCAGCCCCGGGACATGGCGATGTTCGACAGCACGTACAGCCTTGGCGTCGGCATCAGTTCCTATGAACTGGACCTGTTCGGGCGGGTGCGCAGCCTGAAGGACCAGGCTCTGCAATCCTATCTCTCGACGGTCGAGGCTCGCCGCGCGGCACACATCAGCCTGATCTCGGAAGTGGCCACCACCTATCTCACGATGGCGGCGGATCTGGACCTGCAGAAGCTCGCGCACGATACGCGGGACAACCGGCAAAGGTCGTTCGACATCCTCACGCAGCGCCATGCCGCCGGCACTGCCTCGTTGCTCGAAGTCAGGCAGGCCGAAGGAGAACTGGAAGACGCAAAGGCAGCGGCGCTGGCTTCGGACAATCAGGTCGCCATGGACCGCAATGCGCTGGATCTGCTGGTGGGCGCTCCTGTGGCCGGACAGTTCCTGCCGGAGAAGGACACGCTCACGTCCATTGTCAGGTTGCGCGATATTCCCGCCGGCATCCCGTCGGACCTCCTTCACAACCGGCCCGATATCCTTGCTGCCGAACACGATCTGATGGCTGCGAATGCCAATATTGGCGCGGCCAGGGCGGCATTCTTCCCCAGCATCAGCCTGACGGGCGGCGTCGGACGCGCCAGCACGGAGTTGGAAGACCTGTTCGACAATGGCAACTACACCTGGAGCTTCACGCCCCGGATAAACCTGCCTATCTTCACCGGGGGCAAGCTGAAGGCCAATCTCGACATTTCCAAGGCCGGCCGGGATATCGCGGTGGCGCGCTATGACAAGACGATCCAGTCGGCCTTCCGGGAAGTATCCGATGCCCTGTCGCAGCGCAGCGTGATGGACGGCCAGTTCGCGGCGCGGCGGCGGCAGACCGAGGCGGCACGGGCCAGCAGCGATCTCGTGGACGTTCGCTACAGGGAAAAAGTCGCCGGTTATCTGGAAGTCTTGGACGCGCAGAGGACGCTCTATGCCTCCGAGCAGAACCTTATCCGCACGAAGCTGACCCAGGAGGCCAATCTGGTCACCTTGTACAAGGTGCTGGGCGGCGGTTGGAGCGAGCAGTCCCCCGAACAGCCTTCAGAGCAGCCGAACACCCCGGTCGAAGGATACGCACGATGA
- a CDS encoding efflux RND transporter periplasmic adaptor subunit → MFRWNAEKKAVSRLPAITRSHPGGGRSRRGEAIIAASLLMTLSACGADEPQGTANAAPEVVVLKVKSEAVSLATALPGRTNPYLVAEVRPQVGGILLRRLFEEGSNVRAGQPLYQINPAPFRATLASAQATLTSSQLLSKRYDRLIKSEAISQQERDDARAKYLAAKAAVDAARIDLEFTRITAPISGRIGRSTFTQGALVTGNQAQPLATVQQLDPIFVDIVQPSTALLKLRGDLASGRLVRSGDNQAKVSLKLENGKVYDHLGTLKFSEVSVDTGTGAVTLRAIFPNPDGILLPGMFVHAELQQGVRQGALLVPQRGIARDAAGQASALVVGSDNKAQQRKITVEQSIGSRSLVSSGLRPGDRVIVDGGQNVKPGAPVKVVKTLS, encoded by the coding sequence ATGTTCCGTTGGAATGCCGAAAAGAAAGCCGTGTCCCGGCTCCCCGCAATTACTCGCTCGCATCCCGGCGGCGGCAGGTCTCGTCGCGGCGAGGCCATCATAGCCGCTTCCTTGCTGATGACGCTTTCAGCATGCGGGGCGGATGAGCCGCAGGGAACAGCGAACGCCGCGCCAGAGGTCGTCGTCCTCAAGGTCAAGTCGGAGGCGGTTTCGCTCGCCACGGCGCTGCCCGGCCGCACCAATCCCTATCTTGTCGCGGAAGTCCGTCCCCAGGTCGGCGGCATCCTGCTGCGCCGCCTGTTCGAGGAGGGCAGCAACGTTCGCGCCGGGCAACCGCTCTATCAGATCAACCCGGCGCCGTTTCGTGCAACGCTCGCGTCCGCACAGGCCACGCTGACTTCCAGTCAGCTGTTGTCGAAGCGCTATGACCGCCTGATCAAGAGCGAGGCCATCAGTCAGCAGGAACGGGACGACGCCCGGGCGAAATATCTCGCGGCCAAGGCCGCCGTGGATGCCGCCCGGATCGATCTCGAGTTTACGCGCATCACCGCGCCGATCTCGGGCCGCATCGGCCGCTCCACCTTCACCCAGGGCGCGCTTGTCACCGGCAACCAGGCGCAGCCGCTGGCGACCGTGCAGCAGCTTGACCCAATCTTCGTCGATATCGTCCAGCCTTCGACGGCTCTGCTGAAGCTCAGAGGGGATCTTGCCAGCGGCCGACTGGTGAGGTCGGGGGACAATCAGGCGAAGGTCAGCCTGAAGCTGGAAAACGGCAAGGTCTACGATCATCTCGGCACGCTCAAGTTCTCCGAAGTGAGCGTCGATACGGGGACGGGCGCGGTCACGCTGCGCGCGATCTTCCCCAATCCCGACGGCATCCTGCTGCCGGGGATGTTCGTCCATGCCGAACTGCAACAGGGCGTGCGACAGGGCGCGCTGCTCGTGCCACAGCGTGGCATCGCCCGCGACGCGGCCGGCCAGGCGAGCGCGCTCGTCGTCGGCTCCGACAACAAGGCGCAGCAGCGCAAGATCACGGTCGAACAGAGCATCGGCTCCCGCTCGCTCGTGAGCAGCGGGCTCCGGCCCGGTGACCGCGTGATCGTCGATGGCGGTCAGAACGTGAAGCCGGGGGCCCCGGTCAAAGTCGTCAAGACCTTGAGCTGA
- a CDS encoding FecR family protein yields MADKKQPEGVPRLDQLTREGALWFARMRGPEAESYRPEFERWLSLGASHRGAYDRAGEIFALGRFLAAQREELESEDNDNEPVAQKWKWAGLAASVLLLISAGGWFANRVMRGPVYRPVQAAQLNRDAPTEWQTYDTVVGGRRHIRLADGSVVELDEGSELSTDLGKTRRELRLKRGRARFDVAHEGRPFIVLAGGGSVTARGTVFDVILGSDKRVTVRLLRGAVDVERPDSAKGDHGAAAVARLEPGEVLSFTAVTPATPSNILDKVGIAPASLASQQPLIREYERTPLYAVIAEANKDSATSIRLADQDIGALRVSGRFRVDDADQVADRLAVLFDLSAERTKSDEITLSKK; encoded by the coding sequence ATGGCTGACAAAAAGCAGCCGGAGGGCGTACCGCGATTGGATCAGTTGACGCGCGAAGGGGCGCTATGGTTCGCGAGGATGCGCGGCCCCGAGGCAGAGAGTTATCGGCCTGAATTTGAACGCTGGCTCTCGCTCGGCGCGTCACATCGCGGTGCCTATGATCGAGCAGGCGAAATCTTCGCGCTCGGGCGATTCCTGGCCGCTCAGAGGGAGGAACTCGAGAGCGAGGACAACGACAATGAGCCGGTCGCCCAAAAGTGGAAATGGGCGGGATTGGCAGCGAGCGTCCTCCTTCTTATCAGCGCCGGCGGTTGGTTCGCCAACAGAGTGATGCGCGGCCCGGTGTATCGGCCTGTGCAAGCCGCTCAGCTGAACCGTGACGCTCCCACCGAGTGGCAGACTTACGACACGGTGGTCGGTGGACGGCGACACATTCGCCTCGCTGATGGCTCTGTCGTCGAGCTCGATGAAGGAAGCGAATTATCGACGGACCTCGGCAAGACCCGGAGGGAACTTCGGCTCAAACGCGGTCGCGCGCGCTTCGATGTCGCGCACGAGGGCCGCCCGTTCATCGTGCTCGCCGGCGGCGGGAGCGTGACGGCACGAGGCACGGTGTTCGACGTCATTCTAGGGAGCGACAAGCGCGTGACCGTGCGCTTGTTACGAGGCGCGGTCGACGTCGAGCGCCCGGACAGCGCGAAAGGCGACCACGGTGCCGCTGCGGTGGCGAGGCTGGAGCCCGGCGAAGTGCTCAGCTTCACAGCGGTAACACCGGCGACTCCCTCGAATATCTTGGACAAAGTCGGGATCGCCCCCGCATCACTTGCTTCGCAGCAGCCACTGATCCGCGAGTATGAGCGAACCCCTCTGTACGCCGTCATCGCCGAAGCGAACAAGGATTCGGCGACATCTATCAGGCTAGCGGATCAGGACATCGGTGCGCTGAGGGTCAGTGGACGCTTCCGCGTTGACGACGCCGACCAGGTTGCTGATCGGCTCGCGGTGCTGTTCGACCTCAGCGCCGAACGAACCAAATCGGATGAAATCACGCTCTCCAAAAAATAG
- a CDS encoding TetR/AcrR family transcriptional regulator, whose translation MDALLRQQQRQEQRREQVLDAASICFRREGFQAASVNRIAEEAQMSVGHLYRYFDSKDAIVIALCERNFEDFISRSPILPGEQRFDSDAVIAAALSGFSEIVQRSKAAFVIEVYSHVERSKPIGDIVAHYDQRLRENAHQFLAPLLPGASEEVISTRIEMLLILIQGLWMRVVGDPAIDMERLKMAFGDMLRLILTRDYQG comes from the coding sequence ATGGATGCGCTGTTGCGGCAGCAACAACGTCAGGAACAAAGGCGAGAACAGGTACTGGACGCAGCCAGTATCTGTTTCCGTCGGGAAGGATTCCAAGCAGCCAGCGTCAATCGGATCGCAGAAGAGGCCCAGATGTCTGTCGGACATCTTTATCGATATTTCGATAGCAAGGATGCGATTGTCATTGCGCTGTGCGAGCGTAACTTCGAGGATTTCATCAGCCGCTCCCCCATTCTTCCGGGCGAGCAGCGATTCGACAGTGACGCCGTGATCGCGGCCGCGCTTTCAGGATTTTCCGAGATCGTCCAGCGAAGCAAGGCCGCCTTTGTGATCGAGGTCTATTCCCATGTGGAGCGCAGCAAACCCATCGGCGACATCGTGGCGCATTACGACCAGCGCTTGCGAGAAAACGCGCACCAGTTCCTCGCACCGCTCCTGCCCGGCGCGAGCGAAGAGGTGATCAGCACCCGGATCGAGATGCTCCTCATCCTGATCCAAGGCCTCTGGATGCGGGTGGTCGGCGACCCGGCAATCGACATGGAACGTCTGAAAATGGCCTTCGGCGACATGCTGCGCCTCATCCTGACCCGCGACTATCAAGGATGA
- a CDS encoding efflux RND transporter permease subunit: MSRFFIDRPIFAWVVAIVIMLTGFLAIRSLPVNQYPNIAPPAVAISGIYPGASAQTVQDTVTQVIEQQLNGLDGLRYIKSESNADGSFMIIVTFDQGTNPDIAQVQVQNKLALATPLVPAEVQSQGIRVAKFQVNFMLIAGLVSMDGKLSDYDLGDYVVSKLQDPLTRTKGVGDFLVLGSQNAMRVWLDPTRLTSFNLTPLDVSNAIRTQNVQVSSGQLGALPSPKGLELNATIIGKTRYQTPDQFRNILLKVNPDGSQVRLSDVAKVELGAENFSIQAEYNKGKPAAGIALRLATGANALDTIKAVRATLKELEPGLPAGVKIIYPYDTAPVIGESINGVVHSLFEAICLVFVVMFVFLQNWRATIIPTLAVPVVLLGTFGVMAAFGFTINILTMFGLVLAIGLLVDDAIVVVENVERLMHEERLSPIEATRKSMGQISGALVGIGLVLSAVFVPMAFFGGSTGVIYRQFSVTIVAAMTLSVLVALIFTPALCATFLRPIEHGHEEKRGFFGWFNRWFDRLTQRFDTSVTRFVGARKRGMIAFVMIVALLAVLFPMIPTSFLPDEDQGTMFVQVQMPPNSSAERTRAVLSQVADYLMDEEGDSIDNVMSVTGFNFAGRGQSSGMAFVRLKPWEERKSSVFEISKRAMKRFSRIKDGTVIAFVPPSVMELGQATGFNLFLQDRDGLGHEKLMQARDKFLAMAAKNPALHMVRPNGMNDEPQYKVLIDDEKVRALGVSLNDVNATMSAAWGSAYVNDFIDKGRVKRVFIQGVPQSRISPEDFSEWYVLNKEGEMVSFASFATGEWTYGSPKLERYNGVSGIEIMGEPAPGKSSGEAMAAVEDIARSLPSGIHVAWTGLSYEERLSGSQAPALYALSLLIVFLCLAALYESWSIPLSVMLVVPLGVLGTVLATLGRGQGNDVFFQVGLLTTIGLSAKNAILIVEFARELVDREGKSLKDAAIEAARLRLRPIIMTSLAFTVGVIPLAVASGAGSGSKHAIGTGVVGGMIAATLLAIYFVPLFFVVVMGLFDKKKKADPADTDKGGPSPMPTREPALAGDGASGD; the protein is encoded by the coding sequence ATGTCGCGTTTCTTCATCGACAGGCCCATCTTCGCGTGGGTCGTCGCCATTGTGATCATGCTTACCGGCTTTCTGGCGATCCGGTCGCTGCCGGTTAATCAATATCCCAACATCGCGCCGCCTGCGGTTGCGATTTCCGGCATCTACCCCGGTGCCTCGGCCCAGACGGTGCAGGATACCGTAACCCAGGTGATCGAGCAGCAGCTCAACGGCTTGGACGGACTTCGATACATCAAGTCCGAAAGCAATGCCGACGGCAGCTTCATGATCATCGTCACCTTCGATCAGGGCACCAACCCTGACATTGCGCAGGTACAGGTCCAGAACAAGCTTGCCCTCGCAACGCCGCTGGTCCCCGCCGAAGTGCAGTCGCAGGGCATCCGTGTCGCGAAATTCCAGGTCAACTTCATGCTTATCGCGGGGCTCGTCTCGATGGACGGCAAGCTCAGCGACTATGACCTCGGCGACTATGTGGTGTCCAAGCTTCAGGATCCGCTGACGCGGACGAAGGGCGTCGGCGACTTCCTTGTGCTCGGCTCGCAGAACGCGATGCGCGTCTGGCTCGACCCCACCCGGCTCACCAGCTTCAACCTGACGCCGCTCGACGTGAGCAATGCGATCCGCACCCAGAACGTACAGGTATCGTCCGGCCAGCTGGGCGCACTGCCGAGCCCAAAGGGCCTCGAACTCAATGCGACCATCATCGGCAAGACGCGCTACCAGACCCCCGACCAGTTCCGGAACATCCTGCTCAAGGTCAATCCCGACGGCTCGCAGGTACGCCTGAGCGACGTGGCCAAAGTGGAACTGGGCGCGGAAAACTTCTCGATCCAGGCCGAGTACAACAAGGGCAAGCCGGCTGCCGGCATAGCCCTGCGTCTGGCTACCGGTGCCAACGCGCTGGACACGATCAAGGCCGTCCGCGCCACGCTCAAGGAACTCGAACCAGGTCTGCCGGCCGGCGTGAAGATCATTTATCCCTACGATACGGCGCCGGTCATCGGCGAGTCCATCAATGGCGTCGTGCATTCGCTGTTCGAAGCGATTTGCCTCGTCTTCGTTGTCATGTTCGTCTTTCTCCAGAACTGGCGCGCGACGATCATTCCGACGCTGGCAGTGCCCGTGGTTCTTCTGGGCACCTTCGGGGTCATGGCCGCCTTCGGCTTCACCATCAACATCCTCACCATGTTCGGCCTTGTCCTGGCGATTGGCCTGTTGGTCGATGACGCCATCGTCGTGGTCGAAAACGTCGAACGCCTGATGCACGAGGAGCGGCTGTCTCCGATCGAGGCCACGCGCAAGTCGATGGGCCAGATTAGCGGCGCGCTGGTCGGCATCGGTCTTGTCCTGTCAGCCGTCTTCGTGCCCATGGCCTTCTTCGGCGGATCGACGGGTGTCATCTATCGCCAGTTCTCGGTCACGATCGTTGCGGCCATGACGCTTTCGGTCCTCGTTGCGCTGATCTTCACGCCGGCCCTGTGCGCTACGTTTCTCAGGCCGATCGAGCACGGCCATGAAGAAAAGCGGGGCTTCTTCGGTTGGTTCAACCGCTGGTTCGACCGCCTAACGCAACGCTTCGACACGAGCGTTACGCGGTTCGTCGGTGCCCGCAAACGCGGCATGATCGCCTTCGTCATGATCGTTGCCCTGCTGGCCGTGCTGTTCCCGATGATCCCGACATCGTTTCTTCCTGACGAGGATCAAGGCACGATGTTCGTGCAGGTCCAGATGCCACCCAACAGCAGCGCCGAACGTACCCGTGCGGTGTTGTCCCAGGTCGCCGACTACCTCATGGATGAAGAGGGTGACTCCATCGACAACGTGATGTCGGTCACGGGCTTCAACTTCGCGGGCCGGGGCCAATCGTCGGGCATGGCATTCGTCCGGCTCAAGCCGTGGGAAGAGCGCAAGAGCAGCGTCTTTGAGATCAGCAAGCGGGCGATGAAGAGGTTCAGCCGGATCAAGGACGGCACCGTCATCGCCTTCGTTCCTCCCTCGGTGATGGAATTGGGGCAGGCCACCGGCTTCAACCTGTTCCTTCAGGATCGGGATGGTCTCGGCCATGAAAAGCTGATGCAGGCTCGTGACAAGTTCCTGGCGATGGCCGCCAAGAACCCCGCCCTGCACATGGTGCGCCCGAACGGGATGAACGATGAGCCGCAGTACAAGGTGCTGATCGACGACGAGAAGGTGCGGGCGCTTGGCGTCAGTCTCAATGACGTCAACGCGACGATGTCCGCAGCCTGGGGCTCTGCCTACGTCAACGACTTCATCGACAAGGGGCGCGTGAAGCGCGTCTTCATCCAGGGCGTTCCGCAGTCGCGCATCTCGCCCGAGGATTTCAGCGAATGGTATGTCCTCAACAAGGAAGGGGAGATGGTCTCGTTCGCCTCGTTCGCGACCGGCGAGTGGACCTACGGGTCACCCAAGCTCGAGCGCTATAACGGCGTCTCCGGGATCGAGATCATGGGCGAACCCGCACCTGGCAAGAGCTCCGGCGAAGCCATGGCCGCGGTCGAGGACATTGCGCGATCGCTGCCGAGCGGCATCCATGTGGCCTGGACGGGTCTTTCCTATGAGGAGCGTCTGTCCGGTTCCCAGGCCCCCGCGCTCTACGCGCTGTCGTTGCTGATCGTGTTCCTGTGCCTTGCCGCGCTCTACGAAAGCTGGTCGATTCCGCTGTCGGTCATGCTCGTGGTGCCGCTGGGCGTTCTTGGCACGGTCCTTGCCACGCTGGGGCGGGGCCAAGGCAACGACGTCTTCTTCCAGGTCGGCCTGCTCACCACCATCGGTCTTTCCGCGAAGAACGCGATCCTGATCGTCGAGTTCGCGCGCGAACTGGTGGACCGGGAGGGTAAGAGCCTGAAGGACGCGGCTATCGAGGCGGCCCGCCTGCGCCTGCGGCCGATCATCATGACCTCGCTTGCCTTCACTGTGGGCGTCATTCCTCTTGCTGTCGCAAGCGGAGCAGGCTCGGGGTCCAAGCATGCCATCGGCACGGGCGTCGTCGGCGGCATGATCGCGGCCACGCTGCTCGCGATCTACTTCGTCCCGCTCTTCTTCGTCGTCGTGATGGGCTTGTTCGATAAGAAGAAAAAGGCGGATCCGGCGGATACGGATAAGGGCGGCCCGTCCCCCATGCCCACCCGCGAACCGGCACTGGCCGGTGACGGGGCGTCCGGTGACTAG